A genomic region of Raphanus sativus cultivar WK10039 chromosome 6, ASM80110v3, whole genome shotgun sequence contains the following coding sequences:
- the LOC108829034 gene encoding uncharacterized protein LOC108829034, with the protein MKNIIVKANAGALTNFEVLDLLNSRGASKDTTRANDKVSGSEYKVYDYLMETAASTQTRETVTKFFDKCKDFKLAKAEILNVINLRPTSDVELTPIIEKPDEREIDIDGILALVQELLPPLPSLEAPKENEQEETEDGEQEETDDAEKEETEDAEQS; encoded by the exons AGTGAAGGCAAACGCGGGTGCGCTTACAAACTTCGAGGTGCTTGACTTACTTAACTCAAGAGGTGCATCAAAGGATACTACAAGAGCTAATGATAAAGTCTCCGGATCAGAATACAAG GTCTATGATTATTTGATGGAGACTGCTGCTTCCACTCAAACGCGTGAGACCGTTACCAAATTCTTTGACAAGTGCAAAGATTTCAAACTCGCCAAAGCTGAGATTCTCAATGTCATCAATCTAAGACCAACTTCTGATGTCGAGTTGACTCCG ATCATAGAGAAGCCTGATGAACGGGAAATCGACATAGATGGGATACTAGCGCTTGTGCAGGAGTTGCTACCTCCTCTTCCTTCACTGGAAGCTCCTAAAGAAAACGAGCAAGAGGAAACAGAGGACGGTGAACAAGAGGAAACAGATGACGCTGAAAAAGAGGAAACAGAGGATGCTGAACAATCCTAA